A window from Pseudomonas moraviensis encodes these proteins:
- the ribA gene encoding GTP cyclohydrolase II encodes MPVVFVAASKLPTPFAQFTMHGFLDESTGREHVVLSLGEFADGAPVLGRLHSECLTGDALFSQRCDCGSQLEAALQAIAREGRGVLLYLRQEGRGIGLLNKIRAYELQDGGADTVEANERLGFAADQRDYAMCLPMLEHLGVKSLRLMTNNPRKVKALTDMGIVVAERVPLHTGHNPHNKLYLATKASKLDHMMGNEHQGEVDRA; translated from the coding sequence GTGCCTGTCGTCTTCGTCGCCGCTTCCAAGCTGCCAACGCCTTTTGCGCAATTCACCATGCACGGCTTTCTCGATGAGAGCACCGGGCGTGAGCACGTCGTGCTGAGCCTCGGTGAATTTGCCGATGGCGCCCCGGTACTTGGCCGCCTGCACTCCGAATGCCTGACCGGCGATGCCTTGTTCAGCCAGCGCTGCGACTGCGGCTCGCAACTGGAAGCCGCGTTGCAGGCGATCGCCCGCGAAGGCCGTGGCGTGCTGCTGTATCTGCGTCAGGAAGGCCGCGGCATCGGGCTGCTGAACAAGATTCGCGCCTACGAGTTGCAGGACGGCGGCGCCGACACCGTGGAAGCCAACGAGCGTCTGGGCTTTGCCGCCGATCAGCGTGATTACGCCATGTGTCTGCCGATGCTCGAGCATTTGGGCGTGAAATCCCTGCGTTTGATGACCAACAACCCGCGCAAGGTCAAAGCGCTGACCGACATGGGCATCGTCGTCGCCGAACGCGTGCCGCTGCACACCGGCCACAATCCGCACAACAAACTCTACCTGGCCACCAAGGCCAGCAAGCTCGACCACATGATGGGCAACGAGCATCAGGGCGAGGTCGACCGCGCGTGA